The sequence GCGTGTCACCCGACTCCGGGCCGTATATCTCCAGCTCCGAGAGCTGGGCGCCCGGCTGGACGCTGTTGGCGGTGACCAGGACGCGAACGTATCGCGTGGTGGTCGCGTCGAAGGTGATCGTCGCCGACTGCCCGCCCGCGCTGTCGAAGGTGTACGCCTTGGACGCGGTCAGATCGGTGAAGTCCGTGCCGTTCGTGCTGCCCTGGAGCTTCAGCGTCTGGCTGCGCGCGCCCCACCCTCCGGGCAGCCGCAGGACGACCCGGTCGACCCGGACGGCAGAGCCGAGATCGGCCTGTATCCACTGCGGGAAGACGTTGTTGCGGCTCTCCCAGTAGGTGACCCGGTTTCCGTCGTTGGCGTTGCCGGCCGCGTAGACCTCGGTATGACTGCTCGCGGTCAGGGTGCGTCCGGTCGCCAGGTTGACCGAGGATTCGTCCGCCGTGTGCACCTCCAGCTCGGAGAGCTGAGCGGTGCGCCCACTCGTGTTGGCGGTGATGTTGACCCGGACGTAACGGGCTTTGGTGGCGGGGAAGTTCACCGTGACGGCATTGGCCGTTGCGGGACTGAAGGTGTAGGTGGCGGAGTTCTTCAGGGTCGTGAAGCTCGTCCCGTCGGCGCTGCCCTGCACGGAGAGCGTCTGACGGCGGCTCTTCCAGCCGGCCGGAAGCTTCAGGACGACCCCGTCCGTCCGGGTCGTGGCCCCGAGGTCGGTCTGGACCCACTGGGGTAGATCGGTTCCCGAACTCTGCCAGTACGTGCTCTGGTTGCCGTCGGTGATGCCTGTCGCGGCGTTAGCGCTCTGTGCGCTGCTCGCCGCGGCCGACCGGCCGACGGCGATGTTCGGGCCGTCCGCCGCCGATGCGGTCAGCGCCGGCCATCCGAGCGTCAGGAGACTGGTCACGATCACGGTACTCATGCCCCGCGACCGCCAGCGTCGCACTCTCATGTAACCCCGTCCTCGGCCTCGCGCCCTGACGGCGACGAGGCGCGGCTCAGTCGATGTCGTGCTGCGGATTAGGTTTATGCATGATGCAGGTTTATGCACGATGCACTCGATCTTTTGCGTGGATCGATCAGAGGGTTGCAGAGAACCCTTGACCCGTCTACCGATCGCGCACCCGCATCTAGGCGTCGGATCGGCCCCACGCAAGCCAACACCCGTTCACACCAGGGACTTTCGCGACGGCTTTCAGAAAACGTAAGTTCACCGCAAGAACTGCAAGCCGCTTGCGCATGCACCTGGGTCGGGCGGGCGGCGCGGGCCGGCGGCCGTCTCCCCGTCCCCGCCCCCACCGACCGAGGTCGATCGGCCGAGGTGACGCCGGCCCAGCTGCGGACGCCGGAGCTGACGATCGCCGACATCGAACAGGCGGAGGCGGACTCACTGAGGTACCGGTACGAGTAGCGGGGCCGGTCTCATGATCCGCCGACTGAACCTCGTGGCGCTGTGCCACGCCTCTGGGCCGGTGGCCGTCCCGGCGGTTTCCCGCATGTCCGGGGGCGGATCACATCGTCATGCTCCGGAGCGGGTTGGAAAACATCCCCGCCCGTGTTCTCGTCCGCCGCTACGAGGTGACCGGGGCCGGTTCCGCGCCGGTGCGGCGCTGGGGCCCGAGCGCCCCGGCCAGCGTGGAGGCGACGATCAGCAGGGCGAGGGCGACGGTCATGGTGAGCCGGAGTCCGATGTGGTCGGCGAGGAAGCCGAGCGCGGGCGGGCCGACGAGGAACGCGACGTACCCCGCGGTGGCGACCGCGCCGACCCGCGCCGCCGCGTCGTGCGGGTGGTCACCCGCCGCGGAGAGGGTGACCGGGAAGCCGAGCGAGGCACCGAGTCCCCACAGCACCGTGGCGGCGCCCGCCACCAGCGGGCTGGGCGAGACGATCACCAGCACCAGCCCCACGGCCGCGGTGAGCGCACTGACCCGGACGACCTCGACCCGGCCGAAGCGCTCCAGGAGGGGGCCGCCGGCGAAGCGGCCGAGCGTCATCGCCGAGGCGAAGGCCAGGAAGGTCAGCGACCCCGCCGTGGCGCTCACGTGGTAGCCGTCGACCATGAGCAGCGGCAGCCAGTCGTTGGCGGCGCCCTCCGCGAAGGCCATGGCCAGGACTATCACCGCGATGAGGACCAGCCGCCGGTCCCGCCACACCCGCGGCCCGGACCGCCGACCGCCCTGCCCCGAAGCGCCGTTGACAGCACCGGCCGCCTCCTTCCCGGTGCCGTGCGGGATCGAGACGACGGCCCGGACCGCGGCGGCCGCGATGAGCACCGCGACGGCCGACAGATGCCGGCCGACGGGGAGCGCGGCGGCGGTCAGCCCCATGCCCAGCAGCGCACCGACGACCGTGCCGAGACTGAAGCAGCCGTGCAGCACCGGCAGTACGGGCTTGCCGATGACGCTCTCGATGGCCGCCCCCTCGATGTTGAGCGCCACCTCGGCGAGCCCCATCCCGCCGCCGAACAGGGCCAGTCCGCAGAAGACCCCGCCCGCCAGCGACAGGCTGGTGCCCGCCGCGACGACCAGGAGCCCGACGACGACCAGGGCCGCGCCGACGCCGATCGCCGCCCGGCCCCCGTAACGGCGTACGAGCGGGCCGGAGGCCGTGACGCCGGCCATCGAACCGATGGAGAGACCGAACAGCACCAGCCCCATTGCTCCGGTGGACACATCGAGGCCGTCCCGCACCGCCGGGGTGCGGGCCACCCAGGACGCCATACCGGTACCGGCGGCCAGCATGAAGAGGAACAGGGCGGTACGCCGGCGGCGCGTAACGGCATCCATGACAGTGGGGCCTCGGCAGACGGATCGAAGAAGGGGAGCGACAGGAGCGTACGATCGTACGCCTTGAGTGTACGATCGTACGCATGAAGGACCACTTCGCGGGGGACCCCCGTACCAATCACGAGCGGATGCTCGCCGGAGACCTCTACATCTCCGATGACCCGGACATCGCCAAGGCCCAGCAGCGGGCCGTGCGCCTGGCCGCCCGGTACCTCGCGGCGTACGCGGAGGACGCCGATGCCGCGCAGCCCGTCGTCGCCGAACTCCTCGGCGGTCTCGGCGCGGGTGCCCACATCCGGCCGCCGCTCCACGTGGACTACGGCACGTACATCACGGTCGGCGAGGACACGTTCATCAACTACAACCTCACCGCGCTCGACGTGGCACCCATCACCATCGGGCGCGACTGCCAGATCGGGCCGAACGTACAGTTGCTCACCCCCACCCACCCGGTGGAGCCGGAGCCGCGCCGGGACAAGCTGGAGGCGGCCGGGCCGATCACGATCGGCGACAATGTCTGGCTGGGCGGCGGAGCGATCGTGCTCGCCGGGGTGACCATCGGGGACAACAGTGTCATCGGCGCCGGAGCCGTCGTGACGAAGGACGTTCCCGCCAACGTCGTCGCCGTGGGCAATCCGGCCCGGGTGATCCGCTCGATCTAGAAAAGGGAAGCACCGTGGCGACTGGAAGGAACGACCCCGAGCGGCGGGAGCGCATCATCACCGCCGCGCTCGACCTCATCGCGGAGGAGGGGGTCGCCGGGACGTCGCACCGGAAGGTCGCCGCCCGCGCCGGGGTGCCGCTCGGATCGATGACGTATCACTTCGGCGGTATGGACGAGCTGTTGCGGGAAGCGTTCACCCGCTTCTCCAGCAGTATCGTCGCCGTCTTCGAGGAGCGTCTCGGCGCCGCGAACACCCTCGACGAAGCCCGGGAGGCGGTCGTCGGCCTCGTCCACCATCTGTCCATCGGGAATCAGCGCGAACTCGTCCTCACCCACGAGCTCTACACGCTCGCCGCCCGGAAACCCGCCTACCGCGAGCTGACCCGGGAGTGGATGCGCCGGAGCCGCCGCGCGCTGGAGTGGCACTTCGACCCGGCGACGGCACGGCAGCTCGACGCACTGATCGAGGGACTCGCCATCCACCGCGCACTGGAGACCGAACCGCACGACCGCGCACTGACCGTCGAGGCGGTCGCCCGCATCACACAGAGCGCGAGCGGGAATCCCTGACCCGCGCCCCCGAGGCCCCTGGCCGGCACCCCACCTGACCAAGGTGCCGGCCAGGTCATGTCCGTGACCGCGCGACCATCGCCACCTGCCGCCTGAACTCATCGCCGAAACGCGTCCCCGACGAACGCGGACGACCGGTGCCGCTGCGGCCGAATCCGGCCTCGGGCGCGGATCGCGGTGCGGCGTGCCGGCGTGCGACTTCCTCGGACGGTCCTGACGACGGTGCCGGCCGCTTCCAGTGCGGTCACCCCTTCGGCAGGCGCGGTGGTGCCGGTGACGAGGGTGTGCAGAAGCGTGGAGGGGCCGACGTACGCGTGGGCGGTGCGGCTGAGTTCGGTGCTGTCCGCGGCGACGATGACGCGGCGGCCGGAGTCGGCTGAACCCGAGCCCCGGACCCGGAGGAGGACCCACCATGTCCACCCACCGGCGCATCGTGCTGTTCGACCTCTACGGGGTCATCGCCCGCTGTCAACGCCCCGGCACCCTGGTGAAGACGGCCGCCCGGTGCAACGTGCCCGCGGACGCCTTCGCCGAGGCCTACTGGGCCTGCCGCCGGCCCTACGACGCCGGGCCGTGGACCGCTTCCGCGTACCGGACGGCCGTACCGCGGTGGCTCTCCCGCACCGCCGACGCCGACACGATCGAGGGGTCCCGCGGTGGCACGCGTCATGTCCGCCCGCCGGTGGGGCCGATCGTTCTGACAACCGGGCAGCGCCCGGCGGTTGATAGCGTGATCGTCGTGACGGAGCTGGAAGAACTGGTCCTGCCCCCCGGCGAGCGCGCCCGGGGAGTCCAAGTCGACCGCGTGATATTCACCATGGACTGGAGCGGTGAGGAAGTCCCGGGCGAGCTGGCGGCGTTCGTGGCCGCGCGGGTACGGGCCTTCGGGGTGGAGCCGACAGACGTCGACACCGACGTCGTCCACCGCGCGGCCGAGGCCGGCCCGACTCCGCGCCGCGGTGATTTCCCCATCCGCCAGCTCGATCACCTGTCCGGAGTGCTGGCCCCTCTCGGCTGCACGCTGATGGTGCCGGACAGCGGCAACGACACCTACGAGGTACTGGTCGCGCTGACCGGTGAGCGCGAGCCGACGGGGTTGACGCACCAGGACATCCCGGTACGGGCCTGGGGCTCGCAACCCGAAGAGACCCTGATCAGCCTGGACTGCCCGAACTGCTCGGAGACGCAGGTCTGGCAACTGCCGGCGGCACAGACCCTGGCCGACGAGCGCTGCACTTGCGGAGTCACGTTGTTCGACGCCGTCGGCCGTCCCCTGCCCCACGTCACCCTCCACGACTGAACCGCTCAGTGACCCGGGCCTCGGCGCATCCACCGATGTCCCGCCCATCGCACGCGGCGGCCATCGCCCGCCCGGAACCGCTGCCGGCCTGCTGCTGCCGACGCATCGGCGAGACCGCCGCTCCTGACTCAGGGCATGAGGGCAAGCTTGCCAATGATCTTGTCGACCCGGTTGCGCGGACCGACGACGCTCACGGCGCAGTACTCGATGTCTTCGGTACGGGTCGTGCCCACGGCTGCGATGAAGTCACCGTAGACGCGGGTGCTCTGGGCCGCGGCGGGCACGTCCGCCACAAAGGTGTCAGTGCGGGACACCGCCTTGGCACGGATGGCGCGCAGCGTGGCGGAGTCGGCGACGAGCACCGAACAGCCGGTCCAGGGCAGGCCCGGGTGCACTCCGCCTTCCGCGTCGGCGGCGTCGGCGCCCAGCAGGCCGGGGACCGACGCCACGGTGGGGGCCGCGGCGCAGACGGCGGCATTGGCGGCCCGACCGGGTGGAAGGTCCGAGTCGACGACCACGACCCACTTCAGCCGGGCCTGGCGGGTGGACAGGGAGTAGTCCATTTCCTCGGGCGCGAAGCCGACGGCAGTCGTCGTCCCGGGAGCGTTCACCACAGACATGTGATCCTCTTTGCTTGTTCGACCAGGGAGGGAAGGGCTGGGCAGACGTACGGAACTGCGACGTCGGCTCTGAACTTCGTTCGCCGGATGCGAGAGGTTCGAAGGCAGCGGCGGACGTGATGCGTCAGCACCGAGCGACGGGCCGTTCGTTCGTCCGTCCATAGTCGGCGACTCTAGGCAAACTCCCGAGCGATGCGGCCAGTGGCCGCACTTCGTACGCCGTAGGGTCGATTTCATGGAACTTGATGCGCTGGACCTGGCCCTTCTGCGGGAGCTGCAGAACGACGCACGGCAGACCAACCGCGACCTCGCGGCCAAGACCGGGGTCTCCCCCTCCACCTCGCTCGAGCGGGTACGGCTGCTGCGCGAGCGAGGCGTGATCACCGGCTACCACGCCGTCCTGGACCTCGACGCGGCCGGCCGGCCCGTCCAGGCACTCATCTCGGTGCGCATCCGGCCCCCGGCCCGTCCCGTCATCGAGGGGTTCCGGGAATGGGCCGCACGCCTGCCGGAGGTGATCGGCCTGTTCGTCACCTCCGGCACGCACGACTTCCTCCTGCACATCGCCGTCGCCGACGTCGACGGCGTGTACGCCTTCGTCATCGACCGTCTCACCGAACGCAGGGAAGTCGCCGACGTGCAGACCACCATGGCCTATGAGCACGTCCAGTCGCGCTGCATCGAGCCTGCCGGTCCCGATCGCCCCCGCTTCTCGCGCAGAGCCCGCTGACCGGCCGGCTCCGCTCCGGCCCCGTGGGTGAAGTCCGGCCGCCCCGTACGGCTCCCCGGACGATCCGACCGCGGACCGGGTGGCCGTCACCCTTATCGCATCGTGCGCATCCGCGGTGTCCGGGGAACTCGGCCCGTCCGCCGGACGACTGGTTCGACAGAGGGGTGTCCCCCGGGACGCCGCGCGACGGAGGGAAGAGCCGTGTCGGGAAATTCCAGGCTTCCTCGGGTGCTGGTGGTCAACGCCGCGCTCGCCGGAACGGTGTGGCTGATCTGGGCCATGGTGTGGGGGGCGCGCTACTTCGATGTCCTCGCCCAGGACTGGCGGGTGGCGGTGACGATGGTGTTCGGTTCGCTGGTGGGCGGCGGAACGAGTGAGGGCGGCGGGGCGATCGCGTTCCCCGTCCTGACCAAGGGTCTGGCCGTCCCGCCGGACCAGGCGCGGATCTTCACCTTCGCCATCCAGTCCATCGGTATGGCGGCCGCGTCGCTGTCCATCCTTCTGTGCCGGGTACCGGTGGAGCGGCGTGTGGTGCTCTACGGCTCGGCCGCCGGGGCGGTGGGGGTGATGCTGAGCGTGACCCTGCTCGCCCCACTCGTACCGCTGCCCACCGTGCGCGCGCTGTTCACCATGTTGCTGGTGGCGCTCGCCGTGGCACTCGTCGTCCAGCTGCGCCAGCGCGGCTACCGGCGCAACGCCACCATCCCCGTGTGGACGGGGCGCGAATTGCTGCTGGTCGTGTGCGCCGGGTTCGCGGGCGGCATCGTCAGCGGAGTCGTCGGCGTGGGGGAGAACTGCGTGATGTTCCTGCTGCTGGTACTGCTGTTCCGGGTATCGGAGAAAGTCGCCACCCCCACGACGGTGGTGATGATGACCGTGGTGTCGATCACGGCGTTCCTCACCCACGTGTTCGTCACCGGGGACTTCACGGGGCCGGTGGTCGGCTACTGGGTGGCTGCCGCTCCGGTCGTCGCGGTCGGCGCCCCACTGGGAGCGTGGATCTGCACCCACCTGACGCCGCTCACGATCAGGGTGGTCCTCTTCGTCCTGATCGCTGCGGAACTGGCCAGCACCGTACTCCTGGTGCCGTTCACTTGGGGCATGGTCGTGGCCAGCGCGATCACCCTGGTCCTGATCACCGGCCTGTGCCTCGTGCTCGTCCGGCAGGGCCGCTACGCCACGCCGCCCGCGACACCGGACGAACGCGTCCCGGCCGGTGCCGTCGGCGGGTCGGCGCGGTGACGCCGGGCTCCGTGAACAATCGAGCGCCGCGCCGCCGGACCCCGCGACCCGGCCGGTCCGTCGGGAGCCGTATGTGGTGCTGCCGTGCCGGGACTCCGGCTCGGTGGTCCGCTCGCGGACCCGGACCGTGACCGGAGCACGTGCTGCAACACGATCAGCGGTCCCAGGGCCGTCAGCGGCGGGATGGCGCCCGTCAGCACGCCCAGGCCGAACAGCAGACTGACGCTCGCCGAGACCACCAGTCCGACTCCGGCCGCGAGCAGTGCGGCGGCCCGTCCGAAGGCCTTGAGCGCCACCAGCGGGAAGAGCACGAGGAGCAGCAGGTCACCCAGTCCGAGCGCCACCGGTGGTCCGTCCTGGGTGACGGCCGGAAGCGGGGCGAACGGCAGTCCCATGACCTGTGCGGCGAACCGGTCCATGACGGTGGTGAGTCCGGTCGCCACCAGGTCGTAGCAGCAGAGCATGCCCGCGAACCACGCCGTGTGGACGGAGCGCATCCCACTCTGTGCCCACATGTTGGCCACTCCCACCACGGCGATGGCGAGCGGCACATCGGTCAGCGCGGTCACGGCGACCGGCAGGTCCGCGAAGGCGCATCCGGCGGTGGCGGCCACCAGCGCCGGCGGCCGCCCAGGCCCGCCCCCCGGCTCACTTCGGGGCGCCGAGGATCTCCTCCGCGGGATGCTGCGGGGCGTAGGGAGCCCAGCCGGGGTTCCCGGTGCGGGCGAACGCGACCCAGGCGCCGTGTACCCGGGCCGCGAGTCCCGCCGGGGCGGGGTCGGGGCCGAGCAGGCGGGTGTCCCCGTGCAGCCAGGGCTTGTCGGCGATGTCGAACACGAAGGGGAGTTCGACGGTGTGGGCTGCGCCGAGTCGCCCGTCCAGGGCCGTCGAGCGGTACCCGAAGGAGTAGACGTGGGTACGGCCGCCCGAGATCCGCGCGTGGGCGTGCGCCATGCGTCTCGTACCGGCCTCGAACAGGACCTGGCCGAGCAGGGCGGAGCGCGTCTCGCCCGGTGTGCTGTCCGGCCGTGCCGCGCGGTGCGCGGCGAGGACGGTTTCCGGGTCCGCATGCACCCGGGCGGCCACGGCGAGCAGGTCGGCTTCCGTGGTGGACTCCAGGTCGCCCCGCGGCGCGAGGTAGAGGTGACCCTCTTCGGTGTTGGTGCCGATGAGCAGGTCGACGTCGCCGGCCGGGCCGTCGGCGAGACCGTCGGCGGGCTGGACCGGCAGGACCGGACCGAACGGGCTGAGCCCGGCCAGCGGGTCCGTGGCGGTGCCGGTGCGGAGGTCGAGGCCGGCCAGTGCGGGCAGGATCGTCAGGAAACGCTCGTCCGGGATCGGGGCGAACGCCTCGGCGGTCGGCTCGACGCCCAGTGCGACGGCCGCCGTGGCGGTGACCCGTCGTGCTTGTTCCGGGGTGAACGCGCCGGTGCCGTTGCCGCTCTGGACGATCGCTCGCCGGAACAGACCGCCTGCCTCCGGTGTCGCGAGCAGTGCGCCGACGAGCGTGGCACCCGCGGACTGGCCGAAGAGCGTGACGTTCCCGGGGTCACCGCCGAACGTGGCGACGGTGTCGCGTACCCAGCCGAGCGCGGCGAGCACGTCCAGCAGTCCGCGGTTGGCCGGAGCACCCGCCAGATCGAGGAAACCGGGGATGCCGAGGCGGTAGTTCACCGTCACGAGGACGACGCCGTCGCGGGCGAACGCGCTGCCGTCGTAGAGCGCGGCACGGTTCGAGCCGGTGACGAACCCGCCGCCGTGCACGAAGACCATGACGGGGCGCCTGCCGCCGTCGGCGGCGGGCGTGTGGACGTCGACGGTCAGGTACTCCTCGCCGGGCACCCAGCCCGGCCCGAAGTAGGGGACCATGTCGAGCCGGCCGAAGTCGCGGGCCGGCTGGGGAGCCGTGGGCGAGGGCCGCGTACCGTCGCGGACGCCGGACCAGCCCGGATGCGGTGCGGGCGGGGCGAAACGGCCGGCGCCGGTGGGGGCCGCAGCGTAGGGGAGGGCGCGGTAGCGCTCGCCGCATCCGTCCCTGAGGCCGCGGTAGCGCTCGCCGCATCCGTCCCTGAGGCCGCGCACGGCGCCCGCCGGGGTTTCGACGACCGGATCTGCTTGTCGGGGCACGGGAGACACTTCCTTTCCGGAGGGGGACATCAGGAGAAGCGGGGGAAGCCCGCCCACTCCTTGATCGCGAACTTCGAACCGCTGCGCGCGACCTCCGCCGCGCCCCGGCCGCCGAAGTGCGCCGGGAAGACGAGCGCGTTGTTCTCGGCGGCGCGGCCGAGCAGCCTGTGCCGGGTGGCGCGGGACTCCGCCGGGTCCTCGCAGAAGCAGGAATTGGTGTCCGGCTCCGCGATCTGCAACGCGGTGTGCACCAGGTCCCCGACGAACAGGGCCTGGTCGCCGCCGGATTGCAGGGTGAGCACGGACGAGCCGGGGGTGTGCCCGGGTGCGAGATCGAGACGCAGGTTCTTGTCGATCCGGTACGTCCCCTCCCACAGATGAGTCAGTCCCGCCCGGTGGACCGGTGCGACGCTGTCCTCGAAGACGTTCTGGTTCCCGCGGCCGAGCACGCTCCGGTTCTCGTTGGCGGGGTTCCAGAAGTCGAAGTCCCGCCGGGTCATCAGGTACGTGGCGTTCGGGAAGGCCGGTACCCAGGTCCGCCCGTCGAGGCGGGTGTTCCAGCCGACGTGGTCGATGTGCAGGTGGGTGTTGACCACGATGTCGACGTCCTCGGGCCGCACCCCGGCGGCGGCGAGGTTGTCGAGGTAGTTCGTGTCCAGGCGGCTCCACACCGGCGCGTAGGGCCGCTCCTTGTGGTTGCCCACGCCGGTGTCGACGAGGATCGTGCGCCCCTCGCTGCGCAACAGCCAGGACTGGATCGCCGTACGGCACTCGTCCGTCCGCGGGTTCCAGAAGTCGGGTGCCAGCCAGTCGCGGTGCTCGTCCCACGAGCCGTGGGGGCTGTCCGGGAAGAACTGGCCCGGAGACATCTCCGACGAGCCGAAGAACTCTTTGATCCGGCTGACGGTGACATCGCCGAGGGTGATCTGCTCGGGGCTCTGGTCCATGGGGTCCGTCCTCGGTCGGGGAGTTACGTCGCTGACGGGGACCGAGCCTGGCAACGCGGGCGGGCACGCACCACTCCCGGGTTGTCCTCCCCCTCGCAGGGTGTGGCTGGGCCGGGGCGCGCGCCGAATACTGGGGGAATGAACGGACCCGGGCCTCTCGGCGCCTTCCTCCAAGCCCGACGGGCGCGGCTGCGCCCCGAGGACGTCGGCCTGCGCGACCTCGGACCCCGCAGGCGGGTGGCCGGGCTCCGGCGGGAGGAACTGGCCCAGCTGGCGGGCGTCAGCGTCTCGTACTACGCACGGCTGGAACAGGGCCAGTCACGCGGGGCCTCCGCCGAGGTGCTCGACGCGATCGCCCGCGCTCTCCTGCTCGACGGCCACGAGCGTGAGCACCTCGACCGGCTCGCCGGCGCCGCCCGCCACGCGCCCCGGCTGCGCCGCCCGCGGCCCGAGAGGCTCGCCGACGAAACACGCGACCTCCTCCGCGCGGTCGACGGCGTCCCGGCGGTGGTACTCGGCCGCCGTACGGACGTGCTGGCCTGGAACACCCTCGGGCATGCCCTGCTCGCCGGTCACCTGGACCTCCTCGGCCCGGACGACCCGGCGCGACGCCCGAACATGAGCCGGATGCTGTTCCTGGACCCGCACTGCCAGGAGCTGTACGCGGACTGGAAGCGCAAGGCGCGCGCGGTGGTCGGCAATCTGCGCGTCGCCGTCGGCAGACACCCGGAGGACCCGCTGCTCGCGGAGCTGATCGGTGAACTGACGATGAGAAGCCCGCAGTTCGTCGCCCTGTGGGGGGACCACCGTGTGGTGCCGTGCGATGCCGCGACCTACGAGCTGCACCATCCCGTCGTCGGCACGGTGACGGTGACACAGCAGACACTGTCGATCGCCCGTTCACCGGAGCAGGCGCTCGTCGTGTGCACAACCCCCGCCGGCTCCT is a genomic window of Streptomyces sp. NBC_01237 containing:
- a CDS encoding TetR/AcrR family transcriptional regulator translates to MATGRNDPERRERIITAALDLIAEEGVAGTSHRKVAARAGVPLGSMTYHFGGMDELLREAFTRFSSSIVAVFEERLGAANTLDEAREAVVGLVHHLSIGNQRELVLTHELYTLAARKPAYRELTREWMRRSRRALEWHFDPATARQLDALIEGLAIHRALETEPHDRALTVEAVARITQSASGNP
- a CDS encoding TSUP family transporter encodes the protein MSGNSRLPRVLVVNAALAGTVWLIWAMVWGARYFDVLAQDWRVAVTMVFGSLVGGGTSEGGGAIAFPVLTKGLAVPPDQARIFTFAIQSIGMAAASLSILLCRVPVERRVVLYGSAAGAVGVMLSVTLLAPLVPLPTVRALFTMLLVALAVALVVQLRQRGYRRNATIPVWTGRELLLVVCAGFAGGIVSGVVGVGENCVMFLLLVLLFRVSEKVATPTTVVMMTVVSITAFLTHVFVTGDFTGPVVGYWVAAAPVVAVGAPLGAWICTHLTPLTIRVVLFVLIAAELASTVLLVPFTWGMVVASAITLVLITGLCLVLVRQGRYATPPATPDERVPAGAVGGSAR
- a CDS encoding helix-turn-helix domain-containing protein; its protein translation is MNGPGPLGAFLQARRARLRPEDVGLRDLGPRRRVAGLRREELAQLAGVSVSYYARLEQGQSRGASAEVLDAIARALLLDGHEREHLDRLAGAARHAPRLRRPRPERLADETRDLLRAVDGVPAVVLGRRTDVLAWNTLGHALLAGHLDLLGPDDPARRPNMSRMLFLDPHCQELYADWKRKARAVVGNLRVAVGRHPEDPLLAELIGELTMRSPQFVALWGDHRVVPCDAATYELHHPVVGTVTVTQQTLSIARSPEQALVVCTTPAGSSSEEALALLRQTSGNRAPHADGPRPLRPVAPMPGPHVVEADEEGGFRTF
- a CDS encoding MBL fold metallo-hydrolase, translating into MDQSPEQITLGDVTVSRIKEFFGSSEMSPGQFFPDSPHGSWDEHRDWLAPDFWNPRTDECRTAIQSWLLRSEGRTILVDTGVGNHKERPYAPVWSRLDTNYLDNLAAAGVRPEDVDIVVNTHLHIDHVGWNTRLDGRTWVPAFPNATYLMTRRDFDFWNPANENRSVLGRGNQNVFEDSVAPVHRAGLTHLWEGTYRIDKNLRLDLAPGHTPGSSVLTLQSGGDQALFVGDLVHTALQIAEPDTNSCFCEDPAESRATRHRLLGRAAENNALVFPAHFGGRGAAEVARSGSKFAIKEWAGFPRFS
- a CDS encoding sugar O-acetyltransferase — encoded protein: MKDHFAGDPRTNHERMLAGDLYISDDPDIAKAQQRAVRLAARYLAAYAEDADAAQPVVAELLGGLGAGAHIRPPLHVDYGTYITVGEDTFINYNLTALDVAPITIGRDCQIGPNVQLLTPTHPVEPEPRRDKLEAAGPITIGDNVWLGGGAIVLAGVTIGDNSVIGAGAVVTKDVPANVVAVGNPARVIRSI
- a CDS encoding carboxylesterase/lipase family protein; the encoded protein is MPRQADPVVETPAGAVRGLRDGCGERYRGLRDGCGERYRALPYAAAPTGAGRFAPPAPHPGWSGVRDGTRPSPTAPQPARDFGRLDMVPYFGPGWVPGEEYLTVDVHTPAADGGRRPVMVFVHGGGFVTGSNRAALYDGSAFARDGVVLVTVNYRLGIPGFLDLAGAPANRGLLDVLAALGWVRDTVATFGGDPGNVTLFGQSAGATLVGALLATPEAGGLFRRAIVQSGNGTGAFTPEQARRVTATAAVALGVEPTAEAFAPIPDERFLTILPALAGLDLRTGTATDPLAGLSPFGPVLPVQPADGLADGPAGDVDLLIGTNTEEGHLYLAPRGDLESTTEADLLAVAARVHADPETVLAAHRAARPDSTPGETRSALLGQVLFEAGTRRMAHAHARISGGRTHVYSFGYRSTALDGRLGAAHTVELPFVFDIADKPWLHGDTRLLGPDPAPAGLAARVHGAWVAFARTGNPGWAPYAPQHPAEEILGAPK
- a CDS encoding DUF2000 domain-containing protein translates to MSVVNAPGTTTAVGFAPEEMDYSLSTRQARLKWVVVVDSDLPPGRAANAAVCAAAPTVASVPGLLGADAADAEGGVHPGLPWTGCSVLVADSATLRAIRAKAVSRTDTFVADVPAAAQSTRVYGDFIAAVGTTRTEDIEYCAVSVVGPRNRVDKIIGKLALMP
- a CDS encoding Lrp/AsnC family transcriptional regulator; the encoded protein is MELDALDLALLRELQNDARQTNRDLAAKTGVSPSTSLERVRLLRERGVITGYHAVLDLDAAGRPVQALISVRIRPPARPVIEGFREWAARLPEVIGLFVTSGTHDFLLHIAVADVDGVYAFVIDRLTERREVADVQTTMAYEHVQSRCIEPAGPDRPRFSRRAR